The Symphalangus syndactylus isolate Jambi chromosome 23, NHGRI_mSymSyn1-v2.1_pri, whole genome shotgun sequence genome has a window encoding:
- the TPMT gene encoding thiopurine S-methyltransferase isoform X3, producing MDGTRTSLDIEEYSDTEVQKNHVLTLEEWQDKWVNGNTAFHQQQGHQLLKKHLDTFLKGKSGLRIFFPLCGKAVEMKWFADRGHSVIGVEISELGIREFFTEQNLSYSEEPITEIPGTKVFKSSSGNISLYCCSIFDLPRTNIGKFDMIWDRGALVAINPGDRKCYADIMLSLLGKKFQYLLCVLSYDPTKHPGPPFYVPHAEIERLFDGVFALVA from the exons ATGGATGGTACAAGAACTTCACTTGACATTGAAGAGTACTCCGATACTGAGGTACAGAAAAACCACGTACTAACTCTGGAAGAATGGCAAGACAAGTGGGTGAACGGCAACACTGCTTTTCATCAGCAACAAGGACATCA gCTATTAAAGAAGCATTTAGATACCTTTCTTAAAGGCAAGAGTGGACTGaggatattttttcctctttgcgGAAAAGCGGTTGAGATGAAATG GTTTGCAGACCGAGGACACAGTGTAATTGGTGTGGAAATCAGTGAACTTGGGATACGAGAATTTTTTACAGAGCAGAATCTTTCTTACTCAGAAGAACCAATCACTGAAATTCCTGGAACCAAAGTATTTAAG AGTTCTTCGGGGAACATTTCATTGTACTGTTGCAGTATTTTTGATCTTCCCAG GACAAACATTGGCAAATTTGACATGATTTGGGATAGAGGAGCATTAGTTGCCATTAATCCAGGTGATCGCAAATg CTATGCAGATATAATGTTATCCCTCCTTGGAAAGAAGTTTCAATATCTCCTGTGTGTTCTTTCTTATGATCCAACTAAACATCCAG GTCCACCATTTTATGTTCCACATGCTGAAATTGAAAGGTTGTTTG